One part of the Haliaeetus albicilla chromosome 9, bHalAlb1.1, whole genome shotgun sequence genome encodes these proteins:
- the AGTR1 gene encoding type-1 angiotensin II receptor: MIPNYSTEETIKRIHVDCPVSGRHSYIYVMVPTVYSIIFIIGIFGNSLVVIVIYCYMKLKTVASIFLLNLALADLCFLITLPLWAAYTAMEYQWPFGNCLCKLASAGISFNLYASVFLLTCLSIDRYLAIVHPVKSRIRRTIFVARITCIAIWLLAGVASLPVIIHRNIFFAENLNMTVCGFRYDNNNTTLRVGLGLSKNLLGFLIPFLIILTSYTLIWKTLKKAYQIQKNKTRNDDIFKMIVAIVFFFFFSWIPHQVFTFLDVLIQLHVITDCKITDIVDTAMPFTICIAYFNNCLNPFFYVFFGKNFKKYFLQLIKYIPPNVSAHPSLTTKMSSLSYRPPENIRLHTKKTTGSFDTE, encoded by the coding sequence ATGATTCCAAATTACTCTACTGAAGAAACCATTAAAAGAATCCACGTTGACTGTCCTGTTTCAGGAAGGCACAGTTACATCTATGTCATGGTTCCAACTGTTTATAGCATCATCTTTATCATAGGCATATTTGGGAACAGCCTGGTCGTTATTGTCATTTACTGctacatgaaattaaaaacagtagCCAGCATCTTTCTTCTAAACCTGGCACTTGCTGACTTGTGTTTTTTAATAACTCTGCCACTCTGGGCAGCTTACACAGCCATGGAGTACCAGTGGCCTTTTGGCAACTGTTTATGTAAGTTAGCATCAGCGGGGATAAGTTTCAACCTGTACGCCAGTGTGTTCCTCCTCACATGCCTTAGTATTGACCGGTACCTGGCCATAGTACACCCTGTGAAGTCCCGAATTCGACGTACCATATTTGTTGCCAGAATAACTTGCATTGCCATCTGGCTTCTCGCTGGTGTGGCCAGTTTGCCTGTCATCATTCACCGTAATATATTCTTTGCTGAGAACTTGAACATGACAGTCTGCGGCTTTCGGTATGACAACAATAACACAACACTCCGGGTTGGGTTAGGTTTATCCAAAAATTTGCTGGgctttttaattccttttctgaTCATATTAACGAGCTACACCTTAATTTGGAAGACCCTGAAGAAGGCATATCAAATTCAAAAAAATAAGACTAGAAATGATGATATTTTTAAGATGATTGTGGcaatagtatttttcttcttcttttcctggaTTCCTCATCAAGTGTTCACTTTTCTGGATGTATTAATTCAATTACATGTTATAACAGACTGCAAAATCACTGATATTGTGGATACGGCTATGCCCTTCACCATTTGCATCGCTTACTTTAACAACTGTTtgaatccttttttttatgttttttttggaaaaaactttaaaaagtacttccttcagctaataaaatacattccaCCAAATGTCAGTGCACATCCAAGCCTAACAACAAAAATGAGCTCTCTCTCATATCGGCCACCGGAAAATATACGCTTGCACACTAAAAAGACTACTGGGTCTTTCGACACCGAGTGA